In the genome of Naumovozyma dairenensis CBS 421 chromosome 7, complete genome, the window GAAGAATTACAATATGTAACGGTTAAAGGTATTAAGAGATCACTTTTTTGACAACAAGAGTGTGCATTTCAGAGCTAAatagaaaggaaaataataaatgtaattataatatatatataaacatatacatatatacatacacacacacacacaaTTATTGGAAGATCAAGATATACCTCACACCACCCAGTTACTTACTTGCAAACCCATTTCTGCCATGTGTCgaattttgattttacCCCATTAGATAAACCTCCGCCAAGTGAAATAAGAATTCTATGCTTCCAGTCATATGATGTCCATTACCCGGCTTCAGAAGTTTTTACAGCCCTAGTCACTTTTAGCCCTGACTACTTTCAGCCCTATATGCATACACCCAGCGCCTTTGGAACCCTCAAATATTACCTTTCAGAGTTTAACAGTTTAGTCTAATAGAGTCTACGTAGTGGAActatgtatgtatgtacgtTTACAAGCATCTTAGTGTGTGTGTGCGTGTGTGAAAAGGTAGACTGGTTAACCAAACTATCTACAACAAGATTTCCTATAACTCACTATTTACATACATACAGGTCCCACGATTTCATTATACTATACATTGGTTAATTCAttggataataatttttgcttctctattttctttaactGCCCTGAAACCAAGtgttattatatttgaagattCCCCACAGTCATAGCAGATTTTAGGCTACCATGTTAAGACCAATAACAAGTCGCTCAACTAATGTTCGATCATCTATTCTACAAAATGTTCACACAAGTAGTAATACCTCTATATTACTTTCAACAAGATCAATATCGTCCAAAAGTTTaactttccaaaatttatcttcatattcaaaccttaataatgattctaaCCATGATCCATCTCAACTATTTCCATCACCgtctccttcttcttcttcttcttcttcttgttcttccaCATCTTCCAAACCACATAATGCTTCTACTACGGTACCGGGGATTTCTCTCAATCCTCCAGATATGAACaatataaagaataataataaatcaaaatatctaGTGACTGATGTATTGAATTCAAGattaatgaaaaggaaaatagaTAAACCAAACAAAAATCCATATTTACCCAACTTCGATACTTTTAATAGATCTCATGCATCGTCCATTTCATCCACCACTGAAAAGAGAGATGTAATGCAATTGTGGTCCCTTTTGGAAGCATGTCTtcaatcaaattatttcGATAGAGCAAAATCTATATTAAATTCTCTTTACATGATTAATTCTcatagaaaatatttcatcgATGATTATAAtctatatttgaaaaaattatccGATTcaaatagaaataatataaatttgGACCAAATCTTAATGgatgatttgaaaacaaaatttaaatcaattcattataatGATAGAACATTATCCATCctaattcatcattcatTATCGTCAACTTCGAATAAACATGTAAATATTAAAACATACTTAAATATGAATAGAAACGGTATAAAGGAAAtcttaaaaaatatagataTCTTAAACATAAatgatttccaaaaattataCAACGATTTAAAGTTCATTCAACAAACAGACATCCCTCCATCAATAAGATCAATATTGCATCAAGAATCCAtgaaaacaacaacatcaaaTACTCCAAATCCTACACAATCATCAGAACAACAGCATGAAATCGTTAGATTGGATAATTCAGTAGAATCTATAAAGAAGCAAAATACAGAAGAATTAGTCGCGGTAGATACAATCGGTATGAAAGTAATCCGTCATACCTTATTAGGTTTATCGTTGAATGAAACACAACGGAATTTAATCTCAAATTACAATTTCGAACCAAATGAAAACAtaatgaacaacaacaatcacACCACCGCAAGCAGGAatgatttggatttttTCGAAATTTATAAATCATTAACGAACGAATCTGAAAGAGAAACATTCGAATCTATCCTTGAACAATTCAATATCGATAGACAACGTGCCCTAGAGAGTAGAGCTGCTGATGCAGCAAAGGAACGTTGGAAACatgattttgaagaagCTAAAGAAAGAGGAGATTTATCCATTAGGAAAAGTCTTAATGTGAAATTATGGAATTGGTATGAATTAATGTTACCCATTCttaagaaagaaattgaaaaggctcaattgaaattagaaaaacAATCAAAAATCTTTAAGAGTCAAGATTTTGATCCATACCTTTTATTAGTCAATCCTGAGAAAATGTGTGTCATTACAATCttagaattattgaaattaaactCTACAGGTGGGGTCATTGAAGGTATGAGAACTGCAAGAGCAGTTATATCTGTGGGGAAAGCTATTGAAATGGAATTCAGATCTGaacaattattgaaaaatgaatctAGCATCTTcaaagatattaataagaaatcagctgaatttaaaaaaatcgTCCAAAGGGCAAAATCTAATTTTAGATCTActcaattggaaaaatctaaaatattttggcCTCAAGCTGTTAGAGCTCAAATTGGTTCTATTTTAATTTCGACTTTGATCCATGTAGCCAAGATTGACGTCGAAGGGTTTGACCCCATTACAAAGACAAAAGTTTATGGTGAAGCCCCGGCTTTTGCTCATAGTTATCAATATTGTAATGGTATGAAATTAGGTGTCATTAAAATTCATAAAGCTTtaattaatcaattgaaCGGTGAAAGGCTTGTCGCCTCAGTACAACCACAATTATTACCTATGTTAGTTGAACCAAGAGAATGGAAGAACTGGAGATCAGGTGGATATTTCTATACTCAATCCACATTAATTAGATCCAAAGAGTCTCCTGAACAATTAGCATATTTGAAAGCAGTCTCAGACAAAGAAGCAATAGATGACGTTTACAATGGGTTGAATGCTCTAGGTAAAACTGCATGGACAGTCAACaaaagattatttgaaattatttccAAAGTTTGGAATGAAggtattgaatttttagatattcctcaaattcaatatgATATGCAATTAATCCCACCACCACCGAGAAATTCAGATCCTTCTATCTTACGTGAATGGAAATTACAAAACAAAGAGATTGCCAATAAAATATCCAAAAATAGATCAATTAGATGTGATACAAATtataaattggaaattgcAAGAGCTTTCCttggtgaaaaattttatttcccACATAATTTGGATTTTAGAGGTAGAGCATACCCTTTGTCACCACATTTTAACCATCTTGGTAATGATTTGAGTCGTGGGTTATTAATCTTTTGGAAGGGTAAAAAATTAGGTCCTGATGGGTTATCATGGTTAAAGATTCATTGTGCAAATCTTTATGGTATGGATAAAATTCCATTTACTGaaagaattcaatttattgaagatcATATTGAAGATGTTAAAGATACAGCAGAAAACCCATTAGATGGTAAAGGATGGTGGAAGAAGGCAGATAAACCATGGCAACTTCTTGCTACATgtattgaattgaatgaagCACTAAAATTGGACAATCCAGAGGATTTCATTTCACATCAACCTGTTCATCAAGATGGTACTTGTAATGGACTACAACATTATGCTGCATTAGGTGGTGATGTAGAAGGTGCCACTCAAGTCAATTTAATTCCTAATGAAAGACCTCAAGATGTTTATAGACATGTAGCGAATTTGGTTAAGAAAAGATTAGAAAAAGCTGTTCTCGCAGGCGATAAAAAGGCTGAATTATTAGTTGACAAAATTACAAGGAAAGTGGTTAAACAACCAGTAATGACAAATGTTTATGGTGTCACGTATGTGGGGGCCACTttccaaattgaaaaacaattgTCTGAATATTTCCCCGATCGTAAACAATGTTTTGATTTATCTAAGTATTTAACCTTCCATGTCTTTGCTACAATTAGAGAATTATTCCATAGTGCTCATTTGATTCAAGATTGGTTAGGTGAATGTGCCAAAAGGATTACTAAATCTATAAGGCTAGATGTTGATGGTAAATCCTTtaaaaatggtaataaaCCGGATTTTATGTCATCAGTGATTTGGACAACACCCCTGGGATTGCCTATTGTTCAACCATATCGTGAAGCTACAAAGAAACAAGTGATGACTAATTTACAAACAATTTTCATTAGTGATCCATTTGCCATTAATGGTGTCAATGCAAGAAGGCAAAAAGCTGGGTTCCCACCAAacttcattcattcattggATGCATCACATATGTTATTATCTGCTATTAAATGTAAGGAAAATGGTTTGGAATTTGCATCAGTTCATGATTCTTATTGGACTCATGCATGTGATGTGAATAAGATGAGTGTTTATTTGAGagatgaatttattgaattacaTAAAGTCGATTTAATTGAAAGACTgaaagatgaatttgatgaacGTTATAAGGATTATGTTCAAATTGTTAAGATTGGTAAGACTACTGAACTTGCTAATAAGATATTAAAATGGAGGAAAGAACAAAGTGAGAAATTAGGTAGACCTTTAACATTAGCTGATGAAATTCAtatggaaaagaaaagacaAGATATGTTGAATTCAGAATCAGCTACTGTGAGAGCAAAGGGAAGTAAATTAGTGACGAGTATATCACTTGTTGAAGATGTTAAAGAGATTGATGAGTTGAAGCCTGTGACAGAAAGTATGTCAGTATTAGTTATTGTTCCATTAAAGCTACCAGAAATTCCGTCAAAGGGTGATTTTGATGTCCAAAATGTTAGAGAAagtaaatatttcttttcgtGATAATGCATTATGATAGAAAACCACACACGCGAAAAGTTCCATGATACccaaaaatagaaatatatcttgtaaatatgtaataaaaaaaatgtatgTCTATATGTTTTATCTGAAGTAATTAcgataatattaatgttatATGTATTGTTAATTTAAACATTAACGATTCAACATATAGGAATGTTTTTCGTGGGAATATATAGTCTATGTTTAAAAATGTCTATATAATTGTCAAAGCTTCTCTACGTATAAATAATCTTACCTTGTTTTTCGAAACTTTCAATTAATGGCAATAAAGGAGCCATTTCCTTCCTATCgataattttaaattccTTTGAGAAACTAATAAAATGGGCGAAAAATGAATTCCAATGAGCTTCCAACGACAAATGCACAATCTTatcaaaatgatgatgataaatatgTGCAAAAATTCTAAACATTTGTACCATAATCCTTTGTACATCCCTCAAAAATACCTGTGGGAACGTAGCGTCATTCCTCGTGGGGAACAAATTCTTATCATTgactttattatttatccACGTTAATGCCAGATCAATGTATTGACTTGCCGGTAGTGAGACTTGTCTATTATTGGCGTCTAACCATAAATAATCAGTATGCGGGTCGGCATTCATAGTCGGGTATGCGTCTGGTGTGACATATTCTGCAATGACTCCGTAAAATTGGTTCAAATTAGTGAAGAATTCGAAGACATTTAATGCTATCCATTCTCCGATGTCTACATATTTAGGTAATTGAACGATTGTCTTGAATGAACCTTTCACTAACGCTGTTCGAACGAAGGGTTCACTTAAAAACATTACTTGTTGGGTTTCAGGCTTGTCGGATTGATGTGACGTTAAAGTATTTTGTGATGCATTGGCATTTATTTTATGAGATGAggaatttgatgatgattgaggttgctgttgttgttgggGTGGGAGATTGTTTTGTGATTTCCTTTTTGGAGATGGCAATTTTCGAAGAGATAGTTTAGAATTACTACTATGAGGACTTGAATATATTGTACTCATTTGAGGAGGCGGAGTTGGTGTTCCCAAATTGTGCGTTTGGTTCTTTGTCTTTTTAGAATTTCTTCCAAAACCTCTGTCATATAAAAGAGTAGAAAAGTAGAAATCGAtcgatttttttttcatttcatgTTAGTAAAGCTtgttaaaaatataagctaaaatataattctaGTGAGTAGCTGCAAGACATACttgaagttgaaaaatgaCATTGTAAATTGGTTCTTTTTGCTGTTAGGTTATTCTGAAAATACAATTGATGATGGACAGAAGTTTCGctgaaagagaagaagttgttattaatttctatttttataGTTCACGATTAAGGTAGCTCGTATGCATAGGTCAGATGTTGCTACTATCGCTGTAATGATTAATTTAGTCAATAATGATTGTCAACCTTaccattaattgatttcatGTACAAGTATTAAATTTCAGATCAAATCAATAAgttttggaatttttcacttttccCCAAAGGGGTGTGCCGGAGAAATAGATGTGTCATTTCGGAGGTATAGAGTGACGCCGTCTTTACtgacatttttttcatgAGAAAACTATATCTGGACTTTCTTGTCGAATACTTAAGAAGTAATACTTCCTCGATGGTTTTGTTCGTAAGATTGTTGATATTAATTAGATATTTATGTTAAGATTGTATATGCGAAAAACAGTACTTACATATTTAAAGTTTTGCTATTGAGTTTTGTGAAGAAGAATGCGAATATTAATACTGAGGGAAAGTCAACCGGTAAGCGAAAACATTAATCATTCAGCATCCTCCTCCTCATCAGCATCTTCTTCAGGAGTGACTTGGTAGAAGGAcaatttataattattcttcttaataGAAATGAATCTAATCCAATCTCTCAattgattcttcttcaaatatttcttagttaaatatttcaaatatttacCAGAAAATTTAGTTGTAGAGACAATAGTCACTATAGAACCATCTTCCTCAACAGTGATTGCATTGCCCAAATTACCAATGGTTCCATCCACCTTAATATgatcaattaaaaatttagcATACGAAGCTGGATCAAAGACACCATTTTCAGTTGGGGAGGAGACATCCACAGTTAATGTCTTGATAGTCTTTTGTTGTCTTCTTGAGGtcttaatataatatatacgTTCTTTTGTTAGTAATTTTAGCCCATAGTTGGCCATATCTGTTATATCATTCGCCTACTGCTATTAACAATCACAACTAAATTGAGGGGGAAACCTCAATgtgaatttttaaaatacaGCAAAGCTTAAATGAGTATGCATTATTTCTACATATACGTTGGTTAAATGcatttccaattttctGGGAAaaacttcttctttgataaGTTAGTTTGTTTTGTCACAACAGGAATAGATCGACTTGTATAACAGATAGCGTCCCCAAATAAAGTTCTTTCTAGAACCTATGGAATGGATGTATTAAAAAAACGTACAATTGGTGCCATTTcgtttgtttatttgtcTGGATATAAGTTTGGTTTGGGTTACTTGAGGGTATGGAAAGCTAAATGTATTTCACTTTGTTACAACTAAATGCTTGTGAACCACTGATGGATGTACTTGCACATATCCATGTACCTCTTCAAGTTAATAGATAAAACGAACAGTTTTCGCGTCTCTCTGATTGTTTTTTGCGTCACCCAAACGATGTTACacgaaaacaaaaataagaaCAACAACCGTATTTGAAGACCCAGACCTCTTCTCAATACCTATTTTCTGAAATGTACGGATGTAAGGTTTTGCTTTTCAAAATGCACGGATGGTGCCGTCAATTTTTTGGGGATCgtaaaagaagaacaacaagaagaaaacgTGTAACAATAAAAGTAAATCAAGTCAAAATAAACAGAGGTGGATAGGATGTGTTATTAGCAGACCATATCAGAACGTAGTTCAAGCAGTTTACAATTGGCTTTTTTTTAACAGAACAGCTCTGTCTGACCCAGCATACATATTTGGATTATCCCATACTCTTTTTACACAAGAGTTTTCTGCAACAAAACACAAATACTATAGTATTCCCTGAAGTTTAAGGTGTCGTAATAAGTGGGGTCAGCAAAATTAACACACTGAACAACCTACTTCccatataataattatgtCTGATTCAGAGGAAGATTTGGGTATAGAGTTAAAAGGACTCAAGatatccaaatatttaaagaaagataCAGAAACAAATCGATCACAACAAtcaaatgaagaaaaacacAATGATGAAGGTCTTGGCTCTACTCCCTTGCAAGAAACGTTAATTGAGGAACATAGTGATACAAATGAAGCAGAAGATCATAGTAATTCTGAATCCTCATCTCTAAGTGATAACAATGGAAATCTGACAATAGATTCGTTACCAATGTCATATAGGAATATGAACTTAGAGGAGGGCCAAAAAGACGTAATAGAAAACTCATCATTAAACCAATCTTTATCACCATCTTTTCAACCTATACGATCGAGTGAAACCCCTTCGATATCATCAAGGAACGAACCACATCAGcaaaaacaagaacaagacaTATCTCCAAACGATGCTATACCGAAAGCCAAAAATGATCATGAAGATACACATTCTCTCTCCTCGGATGatactgatgatgatagtGAGTGGCAAACAATGCCAGCAGTAGCATCATATAACGTATACAACAAGAACGGTGAACTAGAATTGAAACCTTACGATAGTAATGAAGAAACATTTGACATTGAACAAATCCAGAAAACTggtaaatataataataaaaataaacaaacattCGATTATACCAAAGTTGCAGAAGAGACTCAAGCACAAAGATCATATTTATCTAATAAAAAGACTGATTTCCTATTCGAACAtaaaaagttgaaaaaagCTTTACAATCGAAAAATAAATCCACAGAATCACAATTGACTAAttattcatcttcaaattcaaagCTCAACTCTGAAATAACTCTTAACAACCCTgaagaaatagaagaagaagaagaagaagatagCGAGTTTGATGAGTTTGAAGATGACGTGGAGGCACAAGATGATTTGAATCCCACTTCACAACTAAGCGTCACCAAGGATTTATTATCAGATATGGAAAAATTCGCTTACTTAGGTGCAGTCAACGTACTTGTCAATCAAATGTGTACTGATCTTGCAACAGTTTGTCTTTGTGTGGATATCAAATCTCATAAGAAATTGGCAAGTAGATTACATTTTACTCAAAAGGATATGGCCGCATGGAAAACTGTCATATTATCAAGATTATATGAACATTTAGCTGTATCtcaaaaggaaattgaGATGATTGAAAAGTTATCATTGCATAAGATTCAATTAGAAGATCTTTGTAAGTGTTTGAAGACTACTCAAAATGTGGAAAATCCCTGGGAGAAGgacaacaagaaaaaatcatccCTCGATAACTCACAAGAAAAAGGcgaaaagaataaatcaTCCCTCGATAATTCACAAGAAACAGATGCCAATTCTGAAAAGATGCGACATTCTAACGAAGAGGAAGGCACGATAGAAACGAAAACCGAAACGAAGGAATCAACCTCTATGGTCCCACAGAAAGTAATAAAAccagaaaatattaatgatcAAAATCGACTGAATATAGACATAGCATGGACAATCATTTGTGATTTATTCTTAGtatttttacaaaattataCATATGATGCTCGTTCTCGtactttattaataaaattcGCTAAAGCGCTAAATATTactaaattggaaatttgtgaatttgaaaaacgTATCACTGATTCCTTAGATATGGAGCAATCCACTGAAGATCAAGAATGGAATGAAACTGATCATATGAAAAGTAGACGTAAGAGGAAAAGGCGGAAGAAAATGGCATATGTTGGGTTAGCTATGGTAGGTGGCTCTTTGGTATTAGGATTAAGTGGTGGTCTTTTGGCTCCTGTCATTGGTGCAGGTATTGCTGCTGGGTTATCTACCATTGGTATAGGTGGTGCCACGGGGTTCCTTACGGGAGTAGGTGGTACCACCGTAGTAGCATTATCAAGCACAGCTATCGGTGCTAATATTGGTGCAAGAGGTATGTCAAAGAGAATGGGGAGTGTCAGAACATTTGAATTTAGACCTCTTCATAATAATCGTAGAgttaatttgattttaaGTGTTTCTGGTTGGATTATAGGTAATGAGGATGATGTCAGATTACCATTCTCAACTGTTGATCCTCTTGAAGGtgatttatattctttatattgGGAACCTGAAATGTTAAAATCCACAGGTCAAACGATCAATATTGTCGCAAGTGAAGTATTTACTCAAACCATTCAACAAGTCCTGGGAGCTACTATCTTAACAGGTCTTATGTCTGCTATTCAATGGCCGATGGCTCTTTCTAAATTAGGTTATATATTGGATAATCCATGGAATGTATCATTAGATAGAGCATGGGCTGCAGGGCTTATCCTAGCAGATACTTTGATGTCAAGGAATTTAGGTGAACGTCCCATTACGTTAGTAGGGTTTTCCCTGGGGGCAAGAGTCATCTTTTCATGTTTAATTGAACTTTCTAAAAGAAAGGCATCTGGATTGGTTGAGAATGTTTTCATATTTGGTACTCCTATTGTTAGGAAAAGAGAACATTTAGTTATGGCCCGTTCCATCGTCAGTGGAAGATTCGTTAATGGTTACTCAGACAAAGATTGGGTCCTCGCTTATTTATTCCGTGCAACTGGAGGTGGATTCAAAGCAGTCATGGGTATTTCTCccattgaagatattaacgaaattgaaaacttcaATTGTACAGAATTTGTAGATGGTCATATGGCATACCGTAAAAATATGCCAAAACTATTAAGAGAAATGGGTATTGCTGTTCTTGATGATACTTTTGtggaaattgaagaaattatgGATCCCAATGAAtataaaaggaaaaggaaattagTGCACGATGTTGATGCAGCCcagaaaaaattatctgaAAGGAAAAAGCACAACAGTTGGATGCCCAAATGGCTGAAACCGAAAAAATCCAAATGGCAAGTAATGGTGGAAGAAGCTGTTGAAGAAGGTAGAGAAGGAGCTCTTGAAGGAGAAGACGATGGTTCATCTACTGAcgaaaaaaatcaaaacaaagAGGAAGGATAATGCTATTGTTGATCATGGAGCATTGATGCATGAATTGGAATTACTGAAAGCAGCAATGACACGAAGAACCAAAAGAAAGTGAAGCAGcagctgctgctgctgctgctgaCCANACaatgaagaacaagaacataACAGTTCGACTTCAACTTCAGCCTCAGTCTTAACTTCAAAACCTCATCCGACACCATCAACGCCAAAAACTCAGCAAGATAATTTCCAATTACTTAGTGCAGGGAGAACTATACTTCCTGAAGACGAAGATATGCACTCGAGATCGAAGAAAATTGAGTTTTCCTTTcctgatgatattaaataGTAGAGGATTCACTTCAGCCATCAAGTATtttgattcattttttatttcattttataCAACAAATTTTAGATAGATTCTATTGCATTCATATTCACAAAAAACTCATAATTATAAAACTGACGAATTTAAAAGTCATATTAAGTCGTAACATACGTTACATTTTACATTACATAAATCTCTATAGTtgtatatctatatattcttgttttatttttcatatcatACAATTTACAAGAAGACTTCGGCgtttaattcaacaaatgaTGCAGCAAATGGAACATCAAAGTTATTCATTACCTCAGGATGTAAGACACCCAAGTTACCAACTACTTTCGCATTTTCACCTTCTTTACTTCTAAACATAACTCTAGCACCTCTGCCTGGGAAGTATGTAGATAAAGAATCATCTTGTTCTATCCAATAGCCTCTACCAGTAGAGCCGGCACCGTAATCAGCAATCCATTCAGTTCTGAAAGTTTGCATAATTTTACCTAATAAACCTTGAATAATTTCGAAACCTGAGTTCTTACCAACATAAATAGCACCCCAATGACGTTCATTATAAGCTTTTCTTTCTAAAGAGTTATTCTTGAAAACAACATCACCTGTTTCAAACACTTTGATTGGTAATGAATGttttctattttctttaacaGTCTTCAAGATACCAGGCAACAAAGTAGTCCTGACAACTTGATATTCTAAAGTCTTTGGATTTGCTAGCTTAACCACCTTGGTGTTATCATCTTTCATTCTTAAGAActtgaaattttcatcatgAGAACATAAAGTCAATGGTAGCACTTCCACCCATGATGCTTGGGATGAAGCAACTCTGAAAATATCAGAGATCTTATTGATTGGCAATGCAGATGCGATAAAGTTGGCATTCGATAATTTTTCACCCTTTGGCAGGTTATTGAAACCGTAACCGACAGCAGCATCTTCCATTATATCACATGGATGTAAAACATCTGTTCTTGTGATTGGAATAGTGACCTCAAGGATATCATCACTTTTATTAGACTTAACAGCATCTAGAGACATTCTTTTTAGACATGCTACAATTTGTTCGGGAGTTTGTTCTAAACCTAAGGCAGAATTGATATAAGTAACGGAGGTTTCCATTTTCCTTTCAGTAAAATCTGGAACGATACGGGATTGGTTATTATGTTCAGAAACCACTTCAACAGCTTCCACTGTGAATGGTTCATCACAGTAACGTGAGAACATGGCGACTAATTGATTCAACACGATATCAGCTTTAGTCTTGTCAATAGCAGtaatatcaataaagaCATTACGGGTATCAAGAGTGATCTTAGTATGTTctgaattaattaaagGTGGTAAAGAACACACAACATCATTTTTATCCATCATTATTGGGAATACTGGAGAATTTTCAATCAATGGGACGAAACGACCTAAGTTATTCTTTTGTTCTGGTTGTTTATAAAATTCTATTAATTCAGCACCATTGAATTCCTTAGTTTGGTTCAATGGAATGAAATGA includes:
- the RPO41 gene encoding DNA-directed RNA polymerase (similar to Saccharomyces cerevisiae RPO41 (YFL036W); ancestral locus Anc_8.28); translation: MLRPITSRSTNVRSSILQNVHTSSNTSILLSTRSISSKSLTFQNLSSYSNLNNDSNHDPSQLFPSPSPSSSSSSSCSSTSSKPHNASTTVPGISLNPPDMNNIKNNNKSKYLVTDVLNSRLMKRKIDKPNKNPYLPNFDTFNRSHASSISSTTEKRDVMQLWSLLEACLQSNYFDRAKSILNSLYMINSHRKYFIDDYNLYLKKLSDSNRNNINLDQILMDDLKTKFKSIHYNDRTLSILIHHSLSSTSNKHVNIKTYLNMNRNGIKEILKNIDILNINDFQKLYNDLKFIQQTDIPPSIRSILHQESMKTTTSNTPNPTQSSEQQHEIVRLDNSVESIKKQNTEELVAVDTIGMKVIRHTLLGLSLNETQRNLISNYNFEPNENIMNNNNHTTASRNDLDFFEIYKSLTNESERETFESILEQFNIDRQRALESRAADAAKERWKHDFEEAKERGDLSIRKSLNVKLWNWYELMLPILKKEIEKAQLKLEKQSKIFKSQDFDPYLLLVNPEKMCVITILELLKLNSTGGVIEGMRTARAVISVGKAIEMEFRSEQLLKNESSIFKDINKKSAEFKKIVQRAKSNFRSTQLEKSKIFWPQAVRAQIGSILISTLIHVAKIDVEGFDPITKTKVYGEAPAFAHSYQYCNGMKLGVIKIHKALINQLNGERLVASVQPQLLPMLVEPREWKNWRSGGYFYTQSTLIRSKESPEQLAYLKAVSDKEAIDDVYNGLNALGKTAWTVNKRLFEIISKVWNEGIEFLDIPQIQYDMQLIPPPPRNSDPSILREWKLQNKEIANKISKNRSIRCDTNYKLEIARAFLGEKFYFPHNLDFRGRAYPLSPHFNHLGNDLSRGLLIFWKGKKLGPDGLSWLKIHCANLYGMDKIPFTERIQFIEDHIEDVKDTAENPLDGKGWWKKADKPWQLLATCIELNEALKLDNPEDFISHQPVHQDGTCNGLQHYAALGGDVEGATQVNLIPNERPQDVYRHVANLVKKRLEKAVLAGDKKAELLVDKITRKVVKQPVMTNVYGVTYVGATFQIEKQLSEYFPDRKQCFDLSKYLTFHVFATIRELFHSAHLIQDWLGECAKRITKSIRLDVDGKSFKNGNKPDFMSSVIWTTPLGLPIVQPYREATKKQVMTNLQTIFISDPFAINGVNARRQKAGFPPNFIHSLDASHMLLSAIKCKENGLEFASVHDSYWTHACDVNKMSVYLRDEFIELHKVDLIERLKDEFDERYKDYVQIVKIGKTTELANKILKWRKEQSEKLGRPLTLADEIHMEKKRQDMLNSESATVRAKGSKLVTSISLVEDVKEIDELKPVTESMSVLVIVPLKLPEIPSKGDFDVQNVRESKYFFS
- the MOB2 gene encoding Mob2p (similar to Saccharomyces cerevisiae MOB2 (YFL034C-B); ancestral locus Anc_8.29); amino-acid sequence: MSFFNFKGFGRNSKKTKNQTHNLGTPTPPPQMSTIYSSPHSSNSKLSLRKLPSPKRKSQNNLPPQQQQQPQSSSNSSSHKINANASQNTLTSHQSDKPETQQVMFLSEPFVRTALVKGSFKTIVQLPKYVDIGEWIALNVFEFFTNLNQFYGVIAEYVTPDAYPTMNADPHTDYLWLDANNRQVSLPASQYIDLALTWINNKVNDKNLFPTRNDATFPQVFLRDVQRIMVQMFRIFAHIYHHHFDKIVHLSLEAHWNSFFAHFISFSKEFKIIDRKEMAPLLPLIESFEKQGKIIYT
- the RPL22B gene encoding 60S ribosomal protein eL22 (similar to Saccharomyces cerevisiae RPL22B (YFL034C-A) and RPL22A (YLR061W); ancestral locus Anc_8.31), which codes for MANYGLKLLTKERIYYIKTSRRQQKTIKTLTVDVSSPTENGVFDPASYAKFLIDHIKVDGTIGNLGNAITVEEDGSIVTIVSTTKFSGKYLKYLTKKYLKKNQLRDWIRFISIKKNNYKLSFYQVTPEEDADEEEDAE